In Methanococcoides sp. LMO-2, a single window of DNA contains:
- a CDS encoding methyltransferase cognate corrinoid protein → MGNQELFDKLKNAIVNQDINGCPVATQEALDAGITAFDIINEGLAPGMKIVGDNFEAATIYLPQIMMSAKAMNAAMEILEPILAEEKGDDEGVGTAVTFVQEGDIHDIGHRLVTTMLGANGFDIIDLGTDIPNEDVVEAIAKNKGKKMILVGSALMTTSMLGQKDVVRLLEEENLRGEVKIMFGGAPVTDEWIEECGADGTAENAADAARVALKLMSA, encoded by the coding sequence ATGGGAAATCAGGAACTTTTTGACAAACTTAAAAATGCAATAGTAAACCAGGATATCAACGGTTGCCCAGTAGCAACACAGGAAGCACTCGATGCAGGAATTACTGCTTTCGACATAATCAACGAAGGATTAGCACCAGGCATGAAGATCGTCGGTGACAACTTCGAAGCAGCAACAATCTACCTTCCACAGATCATGATGTCTGCAAAGGCAATGAACGCTGCAATGGAGATCCTTGAGCCAATCCTCGCAGAAGAGAAGGGCGACGACGAAGGTGTCGGAACAGCTGTAACATTCGTACAGGAAGGAGATATTCACGATATCGGCCACCGCCTTGTTACAACAATGCTCGGTGCAAACGGATTTGATATCATCGACCTCGGAACAGATATTCCAAACGAGGACGTTGTCGAAGCAATTGCAAAGAACAAGGGTAAGAAGATGATCCTTGTAGGTTCCGCACTTATGACAACCTCAATGCTCGGCCAGAAGGACGTAGTAAGGTTACTTGAAGAAGAGAACCTCAGAGGCGAAGTCAAGATCATGTTCGGTGGCGCACCAGTCACAGATGAATGGATCGAAGAATGTGGCGCAGATGGCACAGCCGAAAACGCAGCAGATGCAGCAAGAGTAGCACTTAAGCTCATGAGCGCATAA
- a CDS encoding APC family permease, whose product MSGNTNSGHADVVKTLRPYHVWALGVGIVLVGEYMGWNFTVAKGGILGSLFAMLVAGTMFVMVSLCASELGSSTKLAGGPYDWARLFVGPGAAALVGLAVYMEFIALEAADAIVVASITNSIFPEIETFPVTLLIISFLTFMNYRGVVAALNLNFALTFTALLAIIVFFFMNITGFAGTWHPEYLISGAIPNGFIGIFAALQFGPWFYLGIEGAAMCAEECKHPTRAVPLGQQAGMITLLLGSGMTLYLCSGLIPAAELGSSVYPLFEAATATGSTFLIAALGIGTLFTCLASANGTVCDASRSWFALSRDKFLTNWFADVHPRYSTPYRAVIFTMPIAIAFAFSGFLDQVITFSITSGLICYVMIPFSLIRFRKLFPEHSNKVRPFVGPLQPTIAYITIFLAIVIMSTLNWGYNYNLIFGLLFYVIAYFYFSWRYKSIEINHDWGEDLGWPEPVHRR is encoded by the coding sequence ATGTCTGGAAATACAAATTCAGGACATGCCGATGTCGTAAAGACGCTCCGCCCCTATCACGTATGGGCGCTTGGAGTAGGTATTGTTCTGGTAGGCGAATACATGGGATGGAACTTCACAGTTGCAAAAGGTGGAATACTTGGTTCACTCTTTGCAATGCTGGTTGCAGGCACCATGTTTGTAATGGTTTCTTTATGCGCTAGTGAATTAGGATCATCCACAAAACTTGCAGGCGGACCTTATGATTGGGCGAGATTATTTGTAGGACCTGGTGCAGCTGCACTTGTGGGTCTTGCAGTATATATGGAGTTCATTGCCCTGGAAGCTGCTGACGCTATTGTCGTTGCATCCATCACAAATTCGATCTTCCCGGAAATAGAAACGTTCCCGGTTACATTGTTAATTATCTCATTCTTAACATTTATGAACTATCGTGGAGTCGTAGCTGCTCTTAATCTTAACTTTGCACTCACATTCACAGCATTGTTAGCTATCATAGTATTCTTCTTTATGAACATTACCGGATTTGCCGGTACATGGCATCCGGAATACCTCATCTCAGGAGCTATACCTAATGGATTTATAGGTATTTTCGCAGCTCTCCAATTTGGACCCTGGTTCTACCTTGGTATCGAAGGAGCGGCAATGTGTGCAGAAGAGTGCAAACATCCAACAAGAGCAGTTCCTCTCGGACAGCAAGCAGGTATGATAACCCTTCTTCTCGGTTCAGGTATGACACTTTACTTATGTTCAGGTCTTATTCCAGCCGCAGAACTCGGTTCTTCAGTATACCCACTCTTTGAAGCAGCAACAGCAACAGGTTCAACGTTCCTCATTGCAGCTCTGGGTATCGGTACACTTTTCACCTGCCTTGCAAGCGCAAACGGTACAGTTTGTGACGCATCACGGTCATGGTTTGCCCTTTCAAGGGATAAATTTCTGACAAACTGGTTTGCTGACGTGCATCCACGTTACAGCACCCCCTACAGGGCAGTCATTTTCACAATGCCTATTGCAATCGCATTTGCATTTAGTGGTTTCCTCGATCAGGTCATCACCTTTTCAATTACATCAGGCTTAATCTGTTATGTAATGATCCCATTTTCCCTGATCCGCTTTAGGAAGTTATTCCCAGAGCACAGCAACAAGGTCCGCCCGTTTGTGGGCCCTTTGCAGCCAACAATTGCATATATTACGATTTTCCTTGCCATTGTGATCATGTCTACCCTTAACTGGGGTTACAATTACAACCTGATCTTCGGACTCTTGTTCTACGTAATAGCATACTTCTACTTCTCGTGGAGGTACAAGAGTATTGAGATAAATCACGATTGGGGCGAAGACCTCGGATGGCCTGAACCTGTACACAGGAGATAA
- a CDS encoding monomethylamine transporter, whose translation MVNKIKYHNDLKKDAGIIIVVLGLMFFSEIFVFYKIISTLWDAVPEVQTIFPVYLLFLILLLSIETIGCITVYKSIKEHMYDFNYYD comes from the coding sequence ATGGTAAACAAGATTAAATATCACAACGACCTCAAAAAAGACGCAGGCATTATTATTGTTGTATTGGGACTCATGTTCTTCTCAGAGATATTTGTCTTTTACAAAATAATTTCAACTCTATGGGATGCAGTGCCTGAAGTTCAGACCATATTTCCGGTCTACCTGCTGTTCCTGATACTCCTGCTCAGCATCGAGACCATCGGTTGCATCACTGTGTACAAATCGATCAAGGAACACATGTACGACTTTAACTATTACGATTAA